In Pseudophryne corroboree isolate aPseCor3 chromosome 2, aPseCor3.hap2, whole genome shotgun sequence, the sequence tattattattattattattattattattattattattattaatattagtatgaattttttttttttttaagtttttttttcagAGATGTCCGAGGAAGAAGCAAGGAGGCTTTCTCTATCCGCACAGGAAGAAGAATCCTCGGAAAGACAGCAACAAACATCACCAACCGACCATGGCAGAGTTTCGCATGAAGAAGCGGACTCGGGAGAAGAATCCAGCAGCAGGGCACCCAACTTCACAGATGAAGAAACGGACACCCTAATCAATCAAGTTGTTCATCACTCCTTTCAACTTTTCGGATCGCCGGCAAGAAATGTTCATCACCGATTCAAGGGAACGACGTGGAATGAAATCTCTGAATCAGTTTCTTTGGGAGGTGGGTTCAAGCGAAGCAACGAAAGTTGCAAGAAAAGGTTACGCGACTGTAGAAGATCCGTCAATCTCAAGATCCAAAAAGGGCAAAAATTACACAAGGATTGGGAAAAGAAGATGGAGAACTACTTCGTACTTGTGCAGGAAGAAATGGCAGGAACCAGTGCAGaaggtattatttttaaaaattctataaaattaattttttaatattctttttaaaaaactaattatttcaacaaaaatttaaatttcgtatttctttcaaaaggagccaCAAAATATTCTACGCCAACAAAACATAGCACGCCACAAACGGAAACAACGCCAAAGAAGAAAACAAAATCGCAGAAAGGTTAGGGACATatcgtatttttatatatatatatatatatatatatatatattcaaaaaataTTTTGTATGGAAACAAAACTAATAACTACAGTATGTTCTTTATATAAATATTACAGATTCCACAGTTAAGGCAAAGAGAAGAGTTTCTTTTGGATATCCGACAACTGGAGGAGGTGCTGAGGATACCGGTAAGGCATAGTTTTTGTACATGAAATTATAAATTTTGGTACATGTATATCTATCAATGGGTATATACCTCTAGCTTGCACTGTTTGCGTATCTTTAGCTGTCTGTATTTCTGGCACTGCATATTTTTGGGttataattattgtatatatctataTTGACATTTTAGAAACCCAGATACAGCATACAATATTGCCGATTGATTCAACACTGCAAGCAGCGACACTTCAAGCAGAATCAGCCCAGATGCACCCACCCACGGTGCAGGAAGAAACATCATCCCAACAGCCACTTCCAGAAGAAAATTCATCACAGGGGCACCCACAGACACTGCCAGAAGAGTCCTTTTCACAGAGCTACCCTGCAATTGGAGACCATAATCTTGTTGAAAGAACAGAGCAAATTCCGGACATGGAAACTTCAGGCAGTGTACCAGAAGTCCTTGAATCAAAAACACCGGAAACTACGCCAGGAGGTagcaattttatatttatttacaatTTAGGAGTGTTTAATTGTGTTCAACTGTAATTTGTTAAACTAAATTATTTACTTGTATTACAGAGTCATCACTCAATCTAATACTGGAAGCTTTAAAGAACATGGACCAATGTAGAGCTGAAGAAAGCCAAAGGATTAATAATCGTTTGGACAACATGGAACAGAACATCGACCATATCAAGACAGCTGTTGTTCAACAAAATGACGCAATGATATCGCTGGCCCGATACTACGATCAACTTGTGTCAGCACATATGTCGGTGGTTGGACATTGCAAGAGCATGGAGCAGAAGATTGAACAGATCAGCACCCAACAAAATGAACAGCGGGATGGAGAATCCCATCAGGAACAACTCTGTCGACAACACAATGATTCTCTGGAACATATTTCATTGCAATGCCAACAGATTGGAACAGGCCTTCAAAGCATGCTACTGTGGCAACAACAGTGCAACCTAAACACAAGCATGATTTCAACAAGCCTGCAGCTGATGACAGACGAAGGAAGAAGATTGCACAGCGCACAACCACAGCAGGCAGAACGAAGTTCGGAAGTCACAACACCATCAAACAGAACATCAATTGATCAAGAAATGTATGCTCAAGAAGAGAGAGGAGATCTGGCTTATCAAAGAGCATTGTCAGTTTTGAGACTGCAGCGTCAAAGGTCAGAAGAATTGGAGCAGTCCATAATACAGCAAGAGATGTGGAACAGAGCACAGCAGGAGATGTTGGAACAAGCACAGACAGTTATGTGGAACAGAGCACAGGAGGAGcatgcccgagcccaggaggaacatgcccgagcccaggaggaacatgcccgagcccaggaggaGCATGCCCGAGCCCAGGATGAGCATGCCACAGCACCGGAGGAGCATGCCACAGCCCCGGAGGAGCCGTCAGGATCCCAGGAGGAGCCGTCCACAACAGCAAACTAGCCGGACACAGggaccagtccgctaatcaagcacagaggctggcatagagcttggcggaggacttgccaagggtaagtcatctagctttttcctctttcttttccccaacaagctaggtatttgtccgtagcggtgtgctaagttagggaaaggagatcagcaatggtgtcagggacagttagtgacaagcaaaggtatttttttttataaactgactgtgtctttttttctttacagcataccgacaactggcaagacctaatcggagaagggtccagtccgctaatcaagcacagaggctggcatagagcttggcggaggacttgccaagggtaagtcatctagctttttcctctttcttttccccaacaagctaggtatttgtccgtagcggtgtgctaagttagggaaaggagatcagcaatggtgtcagggacagttagtgacaagcaaaggtagttttttttataaactgactgtgtctttttttctttacagcataccgacaactggcaagacctaatcggagaagggtccagtccgctaatcaagcacagaggctggcatagagcttggcggaggacttgccaagggtaagtcatctagctttttcctctttcttttccccaacaagctaggtatttgtccgtagcggtgtgctaagttagggaaaggagatcagcaatggtgtcagggacagttagtgacaagcaaaggtagttttttttataaactgactgtgtctttttttctttacagcataccgacaactggcaagacctaatcggagaagggtccagtccgctaatcaagcacagaggctggcatagagcttggcggaggacttgccaagggtaagtcatctagctttttcctctttcttttccccaacaagctaggtatttgtccgtagcggtgtgctaagttagggaaaggagatcagcaatggtgtcagggacagttagtgacaagcaaaggtagttttttttataaactgactgtgtctttttttctttacagcataccgacaactggcaagacctaatcggagaagggtccagtccgctaatcaagcacagaggctggcatagagcttggcggaggacttgccaagggtaagtcatctagctttttcctctttcttttccccaacaagctaggtatttgtccgtagcggtgtgctaagttagggaaaggagatcagcaatggtgtcagggacagttactgacaagcaaaggtagttttttttataaactgactgtgtctttttttctttacagcataccgacaactggcaagacctaatcggagaagggtccagtccgagaAGACAACAGAATAATGATGCAGGCATAGAGCTACCAAGGTATGCTGCATCGTATAAGTCTGATTTTTCTTAAGTCACAGAAGATAATGGATACACATTAGTTTTACGGGGTATGGACCAGTTCTATATTTGCCTTGTGCACTTTAGTAAATAGTGTATGGTGGATGCCTGTTGTATTCCCATACTAACAGACGCAATTTTATTTATTTGACCGTAGGAGCCGGGCACACTTGTGCAAGATTGTTAATTATCGGCTTTTGTTTTTCACATTTATCATGCAGGACTGGTTGACACAAGCCTGCATGCTTAGTGGGACTTAGGGTTGTGTGGAACAGGCCAACCTCATATGGGCTTACTGGTACTGTTCCACGCTGATAGGTGACTGATCTCGCAAGCGCAATGTTATTTTGGCAGATTACACTAACaggcatcacagggaagcgcaTCTCCTGAACTAAGTCTGGCTCCACAGCGGTACCAATCCTTCTTAGTAAGGGGGGGGGAGCATTgtagaatagaaataaaaatataattaactTGATTTAGCAACCCAGCTGATTTGTAATTTTTAAAAAGTTGGTGTTGCGGTATCCATGTTCTGTGGTTCCATGTTGGCTctgtgataaattgtgtttttcaattttcatgtgtgtgcgtgtgtcccttcacattacaaTGTCATGTTCATGTGtttgatgcacagcagagtgtctataTTCCTCGGGTTAATATAGTAAATGTAACAAAACTATTAGACATTCTCAGGCGAGAGGGACTAATCAAAAAGATGCCATTAAAGGGATCATATCAAATATTTATATCAAATTTtagcatactgagaaagagatgaaAAAGTTAACTCAGTCTATGGGTGACATGATGAATAGAGATTAAGTGACAATACCAGAGCCAGAGTCACAGACCCTTACCATTAGTCCAACAATGCGTACTGTGGCATATATGATGCAAGCTGACAATGATGATGAAGTGTCTTACGCAGAGTATGGTGATGTTTTTGGTCTGGGTCTGTATCTTTATTACAAGGGCTAAAATCTGTGATCTAAACCATAAGCCACATTATACAAATTACTGAGAAAATACGGAGGACATGGAGTCTTAtttcaatttaataaaaaaaatcatgtttaCTATTACAGCATCAAAATGGTCAAATGCTGTATTTGCAGAAAACTAAGTTGTGAAAAGTTGAGGTATGAGGGGACATGGTTATACATTAATATGTCTGTATTGAAAAATAACTCTAAATTTACTATTTTAATCTCCTTTTGCAGAACATCCATGATGGAAGAACCGAAGAATTTGGAACTAAATGATCATTGCGGCACAGAAGCCTTCTACAGTCAAAACCAAAAACATCAACCCTAAAGTCATTGTTCCAGGCATCAAATAAAGAAGCTGAAAAATGGGGGCATAGCTAAACTAGGACTTCAAAAACTGTAATCCAATGCTCGCATGATCACCAGCATTGATTGTTGgaactgttttaaaaaaaattgagaatATTAACCACAAAAATCCATTATGTATGCAGCAGTGAGGCTATATGAACACGCTAGATGCTCATAGCATGCAGATGCACTCTGTTAGTGGCTCATTCGGTTACCTGTATTCCTCAGGATTCAAAATAAAGTACTttatcttgcatcctagaggaaactggggtaaacattagtaccatggacaatagacaggtccactaggagccatgtgctTTTTAGTAGTGTTGACTAGCTAATCCCTCTATGTCGCTCCTAGTAGACTGTTTAGAAAATCTGCCTGGAGGAGAAATTCACAAGTGTGAGAGCTCCTGAGGATTTTAGCAGATTTTTATTAGTTTAAGGTTAGTATTTGACCGGAGAATGGGTTGGACCAGTatgcctgcttcgttggacttgaCACAAGGAGCACATGATGGAGTTATTCACAAGAACAAacaacacccctaacagagcatgaagatatgaagagtggtgagtacagttccGGCGTAACAATTAGCTTGTAGACTatgtatatggcggcacaaggatacCATCTACAGACTACCACAGACAATAGACTGCGGAAGCAGACTACAGGAGAAACGTGTAcatcctgcccttcacaggtgagtccATGTTTTTGGTTGAAAGCGATAAGTGAGTAACTAAGGCAATGGTGGGTAAgtatacatatcttccttccacagctataCCGGCTACGAAATCGTATACTGCCCCTATATTGCATTCCTTTTggatgaataaataataaaagaaaaacactGCATCCTCTATTACCTTGAGAGGGGAGTATTTGAAAAATGCAGCTACTGGTTTTCAGGAACAAAACTCAAAATCTGCTTACTCAAAGCCTTCAGACTCCCGGTGGACCCAACTGCCTGAGCAATAGGCAGGTGGGACCACGTTTTTAATTTTACGGATAACATATGGCCGACATCTGTCCTACATCCATGGGTAAAAGATCGTACTGCACAGGGGTAGAAGGACAGTTCTTTCAATGATTCTTACCTCACTTAGTTTTCAAAACAGGCTTACCACCTTCTAAAAATTAAAATTTGGATTCAAAATAAATCAATTTCAAAGCTGGTACTGAGCCCATTCATTGTACCATTTCCACCTCAGATAAAAAACATGGGTTGATACCCATTTGTGGGAATGAAAAAATAATGTTTGGTAAGGGGATTTTGGAAAATATAAGACAATGaccacatacacactatataattTACTGTTAATAAAGGGATAATATCTTAAGAAATAGAGTTAAACATTTCTAAGCATTGTTTGATTTTAGGTACTATCAAGAAACAAcgtgtacagggccggtgcaaggttttttggcaccctaggcaaaagtcagcctacagcccccccccccccccccttccccctctatcAGTAAAAATTAGTTCTAATAAAGGAGTGAGGTGTGATCTAGAGTCTGTGCAAATAGCAGAAAAAGAAAAACtagatatatacagtattgcaTAAATGACATGTTAAAATGAACCCAGTTCCAAAACCAGGTaaggtacagtataatacagtaccacAATCTGTTGTTTTATATTATAGATAGGCACTATATCTCattgttaataatactgtgggctgAAAAGCCTGCAATTGTTAATAGGGCTCCTCataggggatgcagttaagttggcgacagtcaggataccgacgctgggatcccgatcactgacacttctgacagccggaataccagctaacgggctattcccacttgtgggtgtccacaacacccatagagtgggaatagaacctgtggcaagcgcagcatgccACCGAggctgcagcatggcgagtgcatcgAGCCCGTAAGTggactctttgcactcaccctgctgctggcatactgacggtcgggatgctgttgtcggtatactgacggacaGCATCCCGGCCGACCGTATAACATACTGAACCCCCTCATAGTGCAGCAGAAACTAAACGCTATGTGTCTGTGATAGGGGAATACAGTGcgtccacatatacacacatattacatgcagatatatacacacactcacatatacacacatatcacgcacacatacagcatgcacatagagacacacacacatacagcatgcatatatacacacatacaacatacgcgcgcacacacacacacacacacacacacatatagaaatatacacaggcacagcatgcacacaaatatcacacacatatagcatgcacacacacacacatatatatatatatatatatatatacacagcatgcattgcacatatacacacacatactgcgcTACTGTCCACACTCTGGCCACTTGATTCTCTGCTCTTACCAGCCGTGTGCACCGCTGTTGTGACACAGGGTCTTCGGGATAACATGGCAAAGCAGGGAGAGGCCAGCAGGGTGCAGTGACCTGATCTCCAGGATTCAGGCTGCTGATCCACCACTGCTCCCTGCATCCACTGCTCCCTGCATCCTCTGCTCCCTGCATCCACTGCTCCCTGGCATCTCCCGAGCCCATCACTTACCCGCACAGCTGCAGCATTCACGGctctgcctctgccgcctcctccgctcctcagcgtctccatcctgaGAAGCAGCCCCACACAGCCGCACAGCCGCAGCAGCATGCTTGGCTGGGCTCCGCTGAGAAGATGCTCATGCTGAAAAGAACcgcacacagccgcagcagcatgcTTGGCTGGGCTCCGCTGCTTCCTCCGCTCCATCAGGATAAAATGCGCCCGCTCCCCCCCCGCCTGTCACTTCCACAAACAGCTGCATGTTCGGCTCCGCTGTCGCCGCCTCCTCCGATCCCAGTCAAGCGGCAGAACAGCGGCTATTCTGCTGTTTGACTGAAATCGGAGGAGGGCGGCAACAGCGGAGCCGAACATGCAGCTGTGTGTGGAAGGGACAGGCTCGGGGGATGCGGTGGGGGGATTGCCTGGGACACATAATCTGTGGGCGCATCCTCTAGGGgcagttgattaaaaaaaaaagtaagtttagtggaagcgtgccgccctccagtggtaggcgcccataggcagctgcctaaagctgcctagtggtggcgccggccctgaacgTGTATAGAATTAAGTTTCTCTTTACAGTTAATCTGAATAGAATAAAGATTTTTTGAATGTGACAGACTGCACTTGCTATATTTTTTGATATGTTAAATATTTGTATAACTTTATATTGTGTTATTCCCAAGTGGTTGTTCTTataatttaaatacatttttggtaaGTTTGTTTAACTTTCTGTTATGTCTTAATAAAAAATTGTTGTAGAActttaaataaattgtttaaatgttTGTATAACTTAATGTTATGTGTTATTACAAAGTGGTTGTAGTTTTATTTGTTGTACTTTAAATACATTTTTGGGAATATTTCAATTTGTGTATCTAATATTGTCATATAATACACATTTAATTAACATGACTGACAATCTTAACACATCTTGAATTTGGGAATATATAAGGCATTCACCAATGCGGTGTTCAAGGCACAACAATGGTAAAAGTATACATCTTAGCCATGCCTTGGAAATTACGCTTATGTAAAGATGACAGGATGATAAAATTACGTGGACAGTAGCAAAGCATGGATACAACAAAACCAGGTATACTTCTGGGGCATTGAAAGTATCTTTTGGTTTTAAACTATGGCAAATCATCTCATCTCTGTTGTATTTAACATATACTGCCTATAGGgcttttgtatttaaaatataattttcacAATGTTGGAGCATGGCATTTTAaaatacaatattaattagaaatttACAGAAGGAATGACAAAGGGGACCACTGTGATGTTGATTATTTATTTCAGAGTGCATAAAACtgaatttataaaataaaataatactaatatatatatatatatatatatatatataatccaaaaaaaacggcactctgttattagcagctgcctcggtggctttcatggctgcatgccagtataaatcattcacaaatgggtggcactcacgaggacctgtcacagcggaaagaactaacgagagagactgagctctggtaatgtttcagctatattctagctttcgtcagacccgttctgacgaaagctagaatatagctgaaacgttcccAGAGTTCAGTCTCTCTCGTTATTTATTTCCGCTGTTacaagtcctcgtgagtgccacctatttgtgaatgatttatactggcatgcagccatgaaaggcaccgaggcagctgctaataacacagagtgccgttctttttggattatatatatacataatccaaaaagaacggcactctgtgttattagcagctgcctcggtgcctttcatggctgcatgccagtataaatcattcacaaataggtggcactcacgaggacttgtcacagcggaaataaataacgagagagactgagctctgggaacgtttcagctatattctagctttcgtcagaacgggtctgacgaaagctagaatatagctgaaacgttaccagagctcagtctctctcgttagttctttccgctgtgacaggtcctcgtgagtgccacccatttgtgaatgatatatatatatatatatatatatatatgtgtgtgtgtgtgtgtgtgtgtgtgtgtatatatatatatatatatatatatataatacaattggGATGAAAGCATTAACAGGAATAGTGAATTTCCTCTGTGGAACTAAATGTACAATGTCTTTAAATATTGTCGTCGCTGGACTTGAGACACGTGCACCTTCCCCAG encodes:
- the LOC135051253 gene encoding uncharacterized protein LOC135051253, producing the protein MSEEEARRLSLSAQEEESSERQQQTSPTDHGRVSHEEADSGEESSSRAPNFTDEETDTLINQVVHHSFQLFGSPARNVHHRFKGTTWNEISESVSLGGGFKRSNESCKKRLRDCRRSVNLKIQKGQKLHKDWEKKMENYFVLVQEEMAGTSAEGATKYSTPTKHSTPQTETTPKKKTKSQKDSTVKAKRRVSFGYPTTGGGAEDTETQIQHTILPIDSTLQAATLQAESAQMHPPTVQEETSSQQPLPEENSSQGHPQTLPEESFSQSYPAIGDHNLVERTEQIPDMETSGSVPEVLESKTPETTPGESSLNLILEALKNMDQCRAEESQRINNRLDNMEQNIDHIKTAVVQQNDAMISLARYYDQLVSAHMSVVGHCKSMEQKIEQISTQQNEQRDGESHQEQLCRQHNDSLEHISLQCQQIGTGLQSMLLWQQQCNLNTSMISTSLQLMTDEGRRLHSAQPQQAERSSEVTTPSNRTSIDQEMYAQEERGDLAYQRALSVLRLQRQRSEELEQSIIQQEMWNRAQQEMLEQAQTVMWNRAQEEHARAQEEHARAQEEHARAQEEHARAQDEHATAPEEHATAPEEPSGSQEEPSTTAN